One genomic region from Burkholderia latens encodes:
- the gudD gene encoding glucarate dehydratase produces MNAVTASPSHDTPRIVDLQAIPVAGHDSMLLNLSGAHGPFFTRNLVILKDSAGRTGVGEVPGGESIRRTLDDARALVVGQPVGNYHAVLNDVRRTFADRDASGRGLQTFDLRTTIHAVTALEAALLDLLGQHLGVPVAALLGEGQQRERVEMLGYLFYVGDRTRTALPYRDGRGATDDWTRVRDEAALTPEQVVRLAEAAHARYGFNDFKLKGGVFEGAREVEAVTALAERFPNARVTLDPNGAWSLDEAVRLCRDLHHVLAYAEDPCGAENGYSGREVMAEFRRATGLPTATNMIATDWRQMGHAVQLQAVDIPLADPHFWTMQGSVRVAQMCRDWGLTWGSHSNNHFDVSLAMFTHVAAAAPGQVTAIDTHWIWQDGERLTREPLKIENGLVEVPKRPGLGIDIDMDAVARAHELYKQHGLGARDDAAAMQYLIPGWTFNNKRPCLVR; encoded by the coding sequence ATGAACGCCGTCACTGCCTCGCCTTCCCACGACACGCCGCGCATCGTCGACCTGCAAGCCATTCCGGTCGCCGGCCACGACAGCATGCTGCTCAACCTGAGCGGCGCACACGGCCCGTTCTTTACCCGCAACCTCGTCATCCTCAAGGACAGCGCGGGCCGGACCGGCGTCGGCGAAGTGCCGGGCGGCGAAAGCATCCGCCGCACGCTCGACGACGCGCGTGCGCTCGTCGTCGGCCAGCCTGTCGGCAATTACCATGCGGTGCTCAACGACGTGCGGCGCACGTTCGCCGATCGCGACGCGAGCGGGCGCGGGCTGCAAACGTTCGACCTGCGCACCACGATCCATGCGGTCACCGCGCTCGAAGCCGCGTTGCTCGACTTGCTCGGCCAGCATCTCGGCGTGCCCGTGGCTGCGCTGCTCGGCGAGGGGCAGCAGCGCGAGCGCGTCGAGATGCTCGGCTACCTGTTCTACGTCGGCGATCGCACCCGGACGGCGCTGCCGTATCGCGACGGCCGCGGCGCGACCGACGACTGGACTCGCGTGCGCGACGAAGCCGCGCTGACGCCCGAGCAGGTCGTGCGACTCGCGGAAGCCGCGCATGCGCGCTACGGATTCAACGATTTCAAGCTGAAAGGCGGCGTGTTCGAAGGCGCGCGCGAGGTCGAGGCGGTGACGGCGCTCGCCGAGCGCTTCCCCAATGCCCGCGTGACGCTCGACCCGAACGGCGCATGGTCGCTCGACGAGGCCGTGCGGCTGTGCCGCGACCTGCACCACGTGCTCGCGTATGCGGAAGATCCGTGCGGCGCGGAAAACGGCTACTCGGGCCGCGAGGTGATGGCCGAGTTCCGCCGCGCGACCGGGCTGCCGACGGCGACCAACATGATCGCGACCGACTGGCGCCAGATGGGCCACGCGGTGCAGTTGCAGGCCGTCGACATCCCGCTCGCCGACCCCCACTTCTGGACGATGCAGGGCTCGGTGCGCGTCGCGCAGATGTGCCGCGACTGGGGCCTCACGTGGGGCTCCCATTCGAACAATCACTTCGACGTATCGCTCGCGATGTTCACGCATGTCGCCGCTGCGGCGCCCGGCCAGGTCACGGCCATCGACACGCACTGGATCTGGCAGGACGGCGAACGCCTGACGCGCGAGCCGCTGAAGATCGAGAACGGGCTTGTGGAGGTGCCGAAGCGGCCGGGTCTCGGCATCGACATCGACATGGATGCGGTCGCGCGTGCGCACGAGCTGTACAAGCAGCACGGGCTCGGCGCGCGCGACGACGCGGCGGCGATGCAGTATCTGATTCCGGGGTGGACCTTCAACAACAAGCGCCCGTGTCTCGTGCGCTGA
- the pdxY gene encoding pyridoxal kinase PdxY — MKNVLSIQSHVIYGHVGNSAAVFPMQRLGVNVWPLNTVQLSNHMQYGHWAGSAIDAAKMEQLVDGVAAIGALKRCDAVLSGFVGSPAQARATVEIVRAVKAMNPNAWYFCDPAMGQTGGIRPEPGVEEFIVQEMPALADGMSPNHTELQKLAGRRIETVAEAVDACRALIRRGPRIILVKHLHDRNSPADRFNMLAVTETEAWIGQRPLYAFPRHPVGVGDLTSAIFVACRLRGDSVRGAFEHTLAAVHAVVKATYDARRYELELVAAQDEIARPSEWFGAWVTDA, encoded by the coding sequence ATGAAAAACGTCCTCAGCATTCAGTCGCACGTCATCTACGGCCACGTGGGCAATAGCGCGGCCGTGTTCCCGATGCAGCGCCTCGGCGTCAACGTCTGGCCGCTCAACACGGTCCAGCTATCGAATCACATGCAGTACGGCCACTGGGCCGGCAGCGCGATCGATGCCGCGAAGATGGAGCAGCTCGTCGACGGCGTCGCGGCGATCGGCGCGCTCAAGCGCTGCGATGCGGTGCTGTCCGGCTTCGTCGGCTCGCCCGCGCAGGCGCGCGCGACGGTCGAAATCGTGCGCGCGGTGAAGGCGATGAACCCGAACGCATGGTACTTCTGCGATCCGGCGATGGGACAGACGGGCGGCATCCGGCCCGAACCCGGCGTCGAGGAATTCATTGTCCAGGAAATGCCGGCGCTCGCCGACGGCATGTCGCCGAACCACACCGAGCTGCAGAAGCTCGCCGGGCGGCGCATCGAGACCGTCGCCGAAGCGGTCGACGCGTGCCGCGCGCTGATCCGCCGCGGCCCCCGGATCATCCTCGTCAAGCACCTGCACGACCGCAACAGCCCGGCCGATCGCTTCAACATGCTCGCCGTCACCGAAACCGAGGCGTGGATCGGCCAGCGCCCGCTGTATGCGTTCCCGCGCCATCCGGTCGGGGTCGGCGACCTCACCAGCGCGATCTTCGTCGCTTGCCGGCTGCGCGGCGACTCGGTGCGCGGGGCGTTCGAGCACACGCTCGCGGCCGTGCACGCGGTCGTGAAGGCGACCTACGACGCGCGTCGCTACGAGCTCGAACTCGTCGCCGCGCAGGACGAAATCGCGCGGCCGAGCGAATGGTTCGGCGCCTGGGTGACCGACGCGTGA
- the hpnI gene encoding bacteriohopanetetrol glucosamine biosynthesis glycosyltransferase HpnI encodes MTPTVTLLDWLLIAFTLAAAGYALVAAFAPPPRTPRTAARDGFAPVSVLKPLCGAEPHLYENLATFCEQRHPRHEVLFGVASASDPAIAVVERLRADYPDCDITLVIDARVHGKNLKVSNLINLAERAKYDRIVIADSDIAVKPDYLERVTAPLADASVGVVTCLYHARSVGGFWTRIGAQFVDAWFAPSVRIAHLGRSSRFGFGATLALTRDTLDRIGGLLALKDELADDFWLAELPRRLGRRTVLSEVEVATDVIEPSFGPLWHRETRWLRTIRSLNPAGFAFLFITFTAPWLAVGAALALRLDGTVAGTLAGGAAVVGAFGRVVLHARGEDGWRAFWRDLPLIAVRDTLLALEWLAAAFGTHVVWRGARMTVVGGERAAAAVEGADGR; translated from the coding sequence ATGACGCCGACCGTCACGCTGCTCGACTGGCTGCTGATCGCGTTCACGCTCGCCGCCGCCGGCTATGCGCTCGTCGCGGCGTTCGCGCCGCCCCCGCGCACGCCCCGCACCGCCGCGCGCGACGGCTTCGCGCCGGTCAGCGTGCTCAAGCCGCTGTGCGGCGCGGAGCCGCATCTGTATGAGAACCTCGCGACGTTCTGCGAGCAGCGCCACCCGCGCCATGAAGTGCTGTTCGGCGTCGCGTCGGCGTCCGATCCGGCGATCGCGGTCGTCGAGCGGCTGCGCGCCGACTATCCGGACTGCGACATCACGCTTGTGATCGACGCGCGTGTGCACGGCAAGAACCTGAAGGTCAGCAACCTGATCAATCTCGCCGAACGCGCGAAGTACGACCGCATCGTGATCGCGGACAGCGACATCGCGGTGAAGCCCGACTATCTGGAGCGTGTGACGGCGCCGCTCGCGGACGCGTCGGTCGGCGTCGTCACGTGCCTGTATCATGCGCGCAGCGTCGGCGGCTTCTGGACGCGGATCGGCGCGCAGTTCGTCGACGCATGGTTCGCGCCGTCGGTGCGAATCGCGCACCTCGGCCGCTCGAGCCGCTTCGGCTTCGGCGCGACGCTCGCGCTGACGCGCGACACGCTCGACCGGATCGGCGGCTTGCTCGCGCTGAAGGACGAACTGGCCGACGATTTCTGGCTGGCCGAGCTGCCGCGCCGTCTCGGCCGCCGCACGGTGCTGTCCGAGGTCGAGGTCGCGACCGACGTGATCGAGCCGTCGTTCGGGCCGCTGTGGCACCGCGAGACACGCTGGCTGCGCACGATCCGTTCGCTGAATCCGGCGGGCTTCGCGTTCCTGTTCATCACGTTTACCGCGCCGTGGCTCGCCGTCGGCGCGGCGCTCGCGCTGCGCCTGGACGGCACCGTCGCCGGCACGCTCGCGGGCGGCGCGGCCGTCGTGGGCGCGTTCGGCCGGGTCGTGCTGCATGCGCGCGGCGAGGACGGCTGGCGCGCATTTTGGCGCGACCTGCCGCTCATCGCGGTGCGCGACACGCTGCTCGCGCTCGAATGGCTAGCTGCCGCGTTCGGCACGCACGTCGTGTGGCGCGGCGCGCGGATGACGGTCGTCGGCGGCGAGCGCGCGGCGGCGGCGGTGGAAGGCGCGGACGGCCGCTAG
- a CDS encoding alpha/beta fold hydrolase, translating to MPSICKMLSLARAAVLGAGVAAACATSAAVPAPAGNDGPAYGPRLEGFAYPQPEHRYAFVSQRETLEMVYLDVQPAHPNGRTVVLLHGKNFCAATWEDTIGVLSRAGYRVVAPDQIGFCKSSKPERYQYSFQQLARNTHALLESIGVKSATLVGHSTGGMLAMRYALMYPKATDQLVLVNPIGLEDWKALGVPPLSVDYWYARELKTSADGIRRYEQATYYAGKWAPSYERWVQMLAGMYRGPGRDAVAWNSALLYDMIFTQPVVYELGAIRVPTLLLIGDKDTTAIGKDAAPPDVHAKLGHYPELAKRTQAAIPGAQLVEFPALGHAPQIQDPDTFHKALLDGMSAVHPQ from the coding sequence ATGCCTTCGATTTGCAAGATGTTGTCCCTGGCCCGCGCCGCCGTGCTCGGCGCGGGTGTCGCCGCTGCGTGCGCGACATCGGCCGCCGTCCCGGCGCCCGCCGGCAACGACGGCCCCGCGTACGGCCCGCGCCTGGAAGGCTTCGCCTATCCGCAGCCCGAGCATCGCTACGCGTTCGTGTCGCAGCGCGAAACGCTCGAGATGGTCTACCTCGACGTGCAGCCGGCGCACCCGAACGGCCGCACGGTCGTGCTGCTGCACGGGAAGAACTTCTGCGCGGCGACCTGGGAGGACACGATCGGCGTGCTGAGCCGTGCCGGCTACCGCGTGGTCGCGCCGGACCAGATCGGCTTCTGCAAATCGTCGAAGCCCGAGCGCTACCAGTACAGCTTTCAGCAACTGGCGCGCAACACGCACGCGCTGCTCGAATCGATCGGCGTGAAGTCGGCGACGCTCGTTGGCCATTCGACGGGCGGGATGCTCGCGATGCGCTACGCGTTGATGTATCCGAAGGCGACCGACCAGCTCGTGCTGGTGAACCCGATCGGGCTGGAGGACTGGAAGGCGCTCGGCGTGCCGCCGCTGTCCGTCGACTATTGGTATGCACGCGAGCTGAAGACCAGCGCCGACGGCATCCGCCGCTACGAGCAGGCGACCTATTACGCGGGCAAATGGGCGCCGTCGTACGAACGCTGGGTGCAGATGCTCGCCGGCATGTACCGCGGCCCGGGCCGCGACGCGGTCGCGTGGAACTCCGCGTTGCTCTACGACATGATCTTCACGCAACCGGTGGTCTACGAGCTCGGCGCGATCCGCGTGCCGACGCTGCTGCTGATCGGCGACAAGGACACGACCGCGATCGGCAAGGATGCCGCGCCGCCCGACGTGCACGCGAAGCTCGGCCATTACCCGGAACTCGCGAAGCGCACGCAGGCGGCGATCCCCGGCGCGCAGCTCGTCGAATTCCCGGCGCTCGGACACGCGCCGCAAATCCAGGATCCCGATACGTTCCACAAGGCGCTACTCGACGGAATGAGCGCCGTACATCCGCAGTGA
- a CDS encoding FadR/GntR family transcriptional regulator, which yields MSVPTLPAAPRRRARSLAQDVVDALTAQIENGTLRPGDKLPTETEVMAAQGVSRTVVREAISRMQASGLIETRHGIGSFVLEPSRRQTLGIDPATITTLRDVLAVLELRISLESECASLAAQRANDTDLAALRRALDAIASGAGGGRDTAQLDFQFHLQIAQSTGNRYFVDIMTQLGASIIPRTRVNSARFAGDDLERYVGRLNHEHEDIYEAIARHDPEAARAAMRTHLTNSRERLRRAHEAAEAERDTQAS from the coding sequence ATGTCCGTGCCCACGCTTCCCGCAGCGCCGCGCCGTCGCGCACGCAGCCTCGCACAAGATGTCGTCGACGCGCTGACCGCGCAGATCGAAAACGGCACGCTGCGTCCCGGCGACAAGCTGCCGACCGAAACCGAAGTCATGGCGGCGCAGGGCGTCAGCCGCACGGTCGTGCGCGAAGCGATCTCGCGTATGCAGGCGAGCGGCCTCATCGAGACGCGCCACGGCATCGGCAGCTTCGTGCTCGAGCCGTCACGCCGCCAGACGCTCGGCATCGATCCCGCGACCATCACGACGCTGCGCGACGTGCTCGCAGTGCTCGAATTGCGGATCAGCCTCGAAAGCGAATGCGCGAGCCTCGCCGCGCAGCGCGCGAACGACACCGATCTGGCCGCGCTGCGGCGCGCGCTCGACGCGATCGCGTCGGGGGCCGGCGGCGGCCGCGACACCGCGCAGCTCGACTTCCAGTTCCACCTGCAGATCGCGCAGTCCACCGGCAACCGCTATTTCGTCGACATCATGACGCAGCTCGGCGCATCGATCATCCCCCGCACGCGGGTGAACTCGGCGCGCTTCGCCGGTGACGATCTCGAACGCTACGTCGGCCGGCTCAATCACGAGCACGAGGACATCTACGAGGCGATTGCGCGTCACGACCCGGAAGCCGCACGCGCCGCGATGCGCACGCATCTGACCAACAGCCGCGAGCGGCTGCGCCGCGCGCACGAGGCCGCCGAAGCGGAACGCGACACGCAGGCCAGCTGA
- a CDS encoding LLM class flavin-dependent oxidoreductase has product MIPFSVLDLAPIPAGADAAQAFRNTVDLAQHAERLGYRRYWLAEHHNMPGIASAATAVVIGHVAGATKTIRVGSGGIMLPNHAPLVIAEQFGTLASLYPGRIDLGLGRAPGTDQTTSRALRRDLIGSADSFPDDVAELQRYFAEPVPGQRVRAVPGAGLDVPVWLLGSSLFSAQLAAMLGLPFAFASHFAPDYLMRALELYRAQYRPSAAWPKPHAMVGVNVFAADTDDDARRLFTSLQQQFINLRRGTPGKLPPPVDVLEASEFELANVAHALSFAAVGSRDTVRDKLRDRIAQTGADELIITAQIYDHAARVRSFELAAQIRDELANESH; this is encoded by the coding sequence ATGATTCCGTTCTCCGTACTCGATCTTGCCCCCATCCCCGCCGGCGCCGACGCCGCGCAGGCGTTCCGCAACACCGTCGACCTTGCGCAGCATGCGGAGCGCCTCGGCTATCGGCGCTACTGGCTCGCCGAGCATCACAACATGCCGGGCATCGCGAGCGCGGCCACCGCGGTGGTGATCGGCCACGTCGCGGGCGCGACGAAGACGATCCGCGTCGGCTCGGGCGGGATCATGCTCCCGAACCACGCGCCGCTCGTCATCGCCGAGCAGTTCGGCACGCTCGCGTCGCTGTATCCGGGGCGCATCGACCTCGGGCTCGGCCGTGCGCCCGGCACCGACCAGACCACGTCGCGTGCGTTGCGCCGCGATCTGATCGGCAGCGCCGATTCGTTCCCGGACGACGTGGCGGAATTGCAGCGCTACTTCGCCGAACCGGTGCCTGGCCAGCGCGTGCGCGCGGTGCCCGGCGCGGGGCTCGACGTGCCGGTGTGGCTCCTCGGTTCGAGCCTCTTCAGCGCGCAGCTGGCCGCGATGCTGGGGTTGCCGTTCGCGTTCGCGTCGCACTTCGCGCCCGACTACCTGATGCGCGCGCTCGAGCTCTACCGCGCGCAATACCGGCCGTCGGCCGCGTGGCCGAAGCCGCATGCGATGGTCGGCGTCAACGTGTTCGCAGCCGATACCGACGACGACGCGCGGCGCCTGTTCACGTCGCTGCAGCAGCAGTTCATCAACCTGCGCCGCGGCACGCCGGGCAAGCTGCCGCCGCCCGTCGACGTGCTGGAGGCAAGCGAATTCGAACTGGCGAACGTCGCGCACGCGCTGTCGTTCGCGGCCGTCGGCTCGCGCGACACGGTGCGCGACAAGCTGCGCGACCGGATCGCGCAGACAGGCGCGGACGAGCTGATCATCACCGCGCAGATCTACGATCACGCGGCGCGCGTGCGCTCGTTCGAACTGGCCGCACAAATCCGCGACGAGCTCGCCAACGAATCGCACTGA
- a CDS encoding branched-chain amino acid ABC transporter substrate-binding protein, with the protein MKFRHSLLSVSVVSAVALLSQQAAQAADATDVKVGFAAPLTGVNAGYGKDLQNGVQLALDDAVAQKVQIAGKPAHFNLVVQDDQADPRIGVQAAQALVDQNVSVVVGHFNSGTTIPASVVYDKAGIPVIDPAATNPTLTSRGLANMFMVIATDGQNAGNAGKYAVDVTKAKRIAIIDDRTAFGQGEADEFEKAVKAAGGNIIGREFTSNQAVDFRAQITSLKGKNPDLIFFGGLDSLAANFIKQMRQLGLNAQFVGGGGVKDNEFIKIAGPAAEGAMAWEYGRPLDELPQGKDFEQRFKKRFGVDVLSYAQFGYDAAWAAIKAMQAANSTDPKVYRPALKKIDFEGVTGRISFANDGSLKSGMSTLYQVKNGAWKTIVTKGG; encoded by the coding sequence ATGAAATTCCGTCATTCCCTGTTGTCGGTATCGGTCGTATCCGCAGTAGCCCTCCTCTCGCAACAGGCCGCGCAGGCCGCCGACGCGACCGACGTGAAAGTCGGCTTCGCGGCGCCCCTCACCGGCGTGAATGCCGGTTACGGCAAGGATCTGCAGAACGGCGTGCAGCTCGCGCTCGACGATGCCGTCGCGCAGAAGGTGCAGATCGCCGGCAAACCCGCGCACTTCAACCTCGTCGTGCAGGACGATCAGGCCGACCCGCGGATCGGCGTGCAGGCCGCGCAGGCGCTCGTCGATCAAAACGTGTCGGTGGTGGTCGGCCACTTCAATTCCGGCACGACGATTCCGGCGTCGGTGGTCTACGACAAGGCCGGCATTCCGGTCATCGACCCGGCCGCCACGAACCCGACGCTCACGTCGCGCGGGCTTGCGAACATGTTCATGGTGATCGCGACCGACGGCCAGAACGCGGGCAATGCAGGCAAGTACGCGGTCGATGTGACCAAGGCCAAGCGCATCGCGATCATCGACGATCGCACCGCGTTCGGCCAGGGCGAGGCGGACGAGTTCGAGAAGGCCGTGAAGGCGGCCGGCGGCAACATCATCGGCCGCGAGTTCACCAGCAACCAGGCGGTCGACTTCCGCGCGCAGATCACGAGCCTGAAGGGCAAGAACCCCGACCTGATCTTCTTCGGCGGCCTCGATTCGCTCGCCGCGAACTTCATCAAGCAGATGCGCCAGCTCGGGCTGAACGCGCAGTTCGTCGGCGGCGGCGGCGTGAAGGACAACGAGTTCATCAAGATCGCCGGCCCGGCCGCGGAAGGCGCGATGGCGTGGGAATACGGGCGCCCGCTCGACGAGCTGCCGCAGGGCAAGGATTTCGAGCAGCGTTTCAAGAAGCGCTTCGGTGTCGACGTGCTGTCGTACGCACAGTTCGGCTACGACGCCGCGTGGGCCGCGATCAAGGCGATGCAGGCCGCCAATTCGACCGATCCGAAGGTCTATCGCCCGGCGTTGAAGAAGATCGACTTCGAAGGCGTCACCGGCCGCATCTCGTTCGCGAACGACGGCTCGCTCAAGAGCGGGATGTCCACGCTGTACCAGGTGAAGAACGGCGCGTGGAAGACGATCGTGACGAAGGGAGGCTGA
- a CDS encoding DUF2214 family protein, producing the protein MIVRWLLAAVHLMAFGVAFAAIAGRNRALRRVIASAQAADLPGVFKADAVWGLSALVLIATGLTRAFGGFEKGSAYYLHEPLFHVKMTALVLILLLEIVPMLGLIRWRIDARKQQMPDLGRARTYVRIGHWQALLVMVIVFAASGMARGIGLAG; encoded by the coding sequence ATGATCGTCCGTTGGTTGCTTGCAGCCGTGCATTTGATGGCGTTCGGCGTCGCGTTCGCGGCGATCGCGGGGCGTAATCGTGCGCTGCGCCGGGTCATCGCATCGGCACAGGCCGCCGATCTGCCCGGCGTGTTCAAGGCCGACGCAGTGTGGGGGCTGTCTGCACTGGTCCTGATCGCGACGGGGCTCACGCGCGCATTCGGCGGTTTCGAGAAAGGCTCGGCGTATTACCTTCACGAGCCGCTCTTTCACGTGAAGATGACCGCTCTGGTGCTGATCCTGCTGCTCGAAATTGTGCCGATGCTCGGGCTGATCCGTTGGCGCATCGACGCCCGCAAGCAGCAGATGCCCGATCTCGGCCGTGCGCGAACCTACGTACGGATCGGCCACTGGCAGGCACTGCTCGTGATGGTCATCGTGTTCGCCGCGTCGGGGATGGCGCGGGGGATCGGGCTGGCCGGGTAG
- a CDS encoding phosphocholine-specific phospholipase C, which produces MTRSNRRDFLRVAAGTAGAAALNLFPPVIRDALAIPANRRTGTIRDIEHIVILMQENRSFDHYFGTMRGVRGFGDPRPLRLANGKSVFHQPVGPAELLPFHPGADKLGMQFLQDLPHGWQDMHAAWNKGRYDQWVPNKGTTTMAYLKRDDIPFHYQLADAFTICDAYHCAIPSSTDPNRYYMWTGYVGNDGTGGGPVLGNEEKGYGWTTYPEVLEQAGVSWKIYQDVGTGLDANGSWGWTQNPYIGNYGDNALLYFNQYRTALPGTPLYDKARTGTNISAGGTLFDVLQQDVKNGTLPQVSWICAPEAYSEHPNWPANYGAWYIEQVLKVLVSNPDVWSKTALFITYDENDGFFDHVPPPFAPQSRDNGLSTVATTNEVFGGDASHMAGPYGLGPRVPMLVVSPWTKGGWVCSQTFDHTSLLQFIEARFGAQYPVTAANVSPWRRAVCGDLTSAFDFTTADAAWPTLPDTSGYAPPDRLRHPDYIPVPPVAQQLPKQEPGLRPARALPYELFVHGRVEAANGQFRLAFANTGRAGAAFQVQSRNRADGPWTYTVEAGKRIADTWSAAASLGLYDLDVYGPNGFYCHFRGPFATGAGSANTNPEVIYGYDVANGNITLRLMNRGHKAVRLKVTNAYGHGGARTFELAPGAHVDDYWDLRGSHGWYDLTVSDGSLLGFLRRFAGHVETGRPSTSDPAIRTSASHGAPEAADAASDALSD; this is translated from the coding sequence ATGACCCGATCGAACCGTCGTGACTTCCTGCGCGTCGCCGCCGGCACCGCCGGCGCCGCCGCGCTGAATCTGTTTCCGCCCGTGATCCGCGATGCGCTCGCCATTCCCGCGAACCGCCGTACCGGCACGATCCGCGATATCGAACACATCGTGATCCTGATGCAGGAGAACCGCTCGTTCGACCATTACTTCGGCACGATGCGCGGTGTCCGCGGCTTCGGCGACCCGCGCCCGCTGCGCCTCGCGAACGGCAAGTCGGTGTTCCATCAGCCGGTCGGCCCGGCCGAGCTGCTGCCGTTCCACCCGGGCGCCGACAAGCTCGGCATGCAGTTCCTGCAAGATCTCCCGCACGGCTGGCAGGACATGCATGCCGCATGGAACAAGGGCCGCTACGACCAGTGGGTGCCGAACAAGGGCACCACGACGATGGCGTACCTGAAGCGCGACGACATTCCGTTCCACTATCAGCTCGCCGACGCGTTCACGATCTGCGACGCGTACCACTGCGCGATCCCGAGCTCGACCGACCCGAACCGCTACTACATGTGGACCGGCTACGTCGGCAACGACGGCACGGGCGGCGGCCCGGTGCTCGGCAACGAGGAAAAGGGCTACGGCTGGACGACCTATCCGGAAGTGCTCGAGCAGGCCGGCGTGTCGTGGAAGATCTACCAGGACGTCGGCACCGGCCTCGACGCGAACGGCTCGTGGGGCTGGACGCAGAACCCGTACATCGGCAACTACGGCGACAATGCGCTGCTCTACTTCAACCAGTACCGCACCGCACTGCCCGGCACGCCGCTGTACGACAAGGCGCGCACCGGCACCAACATCAGCGCCGGCGGCACGCTGTTCGACGTGCTGCAGCAGGACGTGAAGAACGGGACGCTGCCGCAGGTGTCGTGGATCTGCGCGCCGGAAGCGTATTCGGAGCATCCGAACTGGCCGGCCAACTACGGCGCGTGGTACATCGAGCAGGTGCTGAAGGTGCTCGTGTCGAATCCGGACGTGTGGAGCAAGACCGCGCTCTTCATCACCTACGACGAGAACGACGGCTTCTTCGATCATGTGCCGCCGCCGTTCGCGCCGCAGTCGCGCGACAACGGGCTGTCGACGGTCGCGACGACCAACGAGGTATTCGGCGGCGACGCGTCGCACATGGCCGGCCCGTACGGCCTCGGGCCGCGCGTGCCGATGCTCGTCGTTTCGCCGTGGACCAAGGGCGGCTGGGTCTGCTCGCAGACCTTCGATCACACGTCGCTGCTGCAATTCATCGAAGCGCGCTTCGGTGCGCAGTATCCGGTGACGGCCGCCAACGTGTCGCCGTGGCGACGCGCAGTATGCGGCGACCTGACCTCGGCGTTCGACTTCACGACTGCCGACGCGGCATGGCCGACCCTGCCCGACACGAGCGGCTACGCGCCGCCCGATCGTCTGCGCCACCCGGACTACATTCCGGTGCCGCCCGTCGCGCAGCAACTGCCGAAACAGGAACCGGGGCTGCGTCCGGCGCGCGCGCTGCCGTACGAGCTGTTCGTGCACGGCCGCGTCGAAGCCGCGAACGGCCAGTTCCGCCTCGCCTTCGCGAACACCGGCCGTGCGGGTGCCGCGTTCCAGGTGCAGTCGCGCAACCGCGCCGACGGCCCGTGGACGTACACGGTCGAAGCCGGCAAGCGGATCGCCGACACGTGGAGCGCCGCCGCGTCGCTCGGACTGTACGATCTCGACGTGTACGGACCGAACGGCTTCTACTGTCACTTCCGCGGCCCGTTCGCGACGGGCGCCGGCAGCGCGAACACGAACCCCGAGGTGATCTACGGCTATGACGTCGCGAACGGCAACATCACGCTGCGCCTGATGAACCGCGGCCACAAGGCCGTGCGGCTCAAGGTGACGAATGCGTACGGCCACGGCGGCGCGCGCACGTTCGAGCTTGCGCCGGGCGCGCACGTCGACGATTACTGGGATCTGCGCGGCAGCCACGGCTGGTACGACCTGACCGTCAGCGACGGCAGCCTCCTCGGCTTCTTGCGTCGCTTCGCGGGCCACGTCGAGACAGGCCGCCCGAGCACCAGCGACCCTGCCATCCGCACGAGCGCATCGCACGGCGCTCCCGAAGCGGCCGACGCCGCGTCGGACGCGCTGTCCGACTGA